Proteins found in one Paenibacillus dendritiformis genomic segment:
- a CDS encoding class I adenylate-forming enzyme family protein — MVSLLLSNGAEPERRDRAMHDSALHWFDNRCRHTPDRIAAVDWHRGLRLTYRTLHRRAERLAAALQSSDIGLGDRVAVLLHNQTEMMEAVLGCGMLGAIAVPLNWRLSAAELHGIMLDCEPKLMVYDGDEPEMARLASGLPLADCALLSVAALDSSLDCAVVRRHHPAHGDAWMIIYTGGTTGKPKGVVLTHGSVYWNAVNTVVSWQLTAADVTPTVLPMFHTGGLNALTMPVLMAGGTVVLVRSFQCEDMVRLLNEERCTIALMVPTMYHMLVHSGAFAQAEFPTMRAFLSGGAPCPLSVYQAFQAKGLPFKEGYGATESGPNNFVIDPAIAAQKPGSVGLPMIFSEAKLIPLPGGSAGSGSNQVGELALRGGHLFSHYWNNPEATSEALREGWFMTGDLASRDKDGYYYIVGRKKDMIITGGENVYPLEVEQTLESCPGVKEAAVVGLADEKWGEVVAAVVAVDGGAAVTEADLSAFCSARIGKYKVPKRFLFVRELPTTAVGKLDKKQMKEWFGG; from the coding sequence ATGGTGTCGCTGTTGTTATCGAACGGAGCTGAACCGGAACGGAGGGATCGGGCGATGCATGACAGTGCGCTTCATTGGTTCGACAATCGCTGCCGGCATACTCCGGATCGGATTGCCGCGGTAGATTGGCATAGAGGGCTCCGGCTTACTTACCGCACTCTGCACCGCCGCGCAGAGCGGCTGGCTGCGGCCTTGCAGTCGTCGGACATCGGGCTTGGCGATCGGGTGGCCGTCCTGCTGCACAATCAGACGGAGATGATGGAAGCAGTGCTCGGCTGCGGCATGCTCGGGGCGATTGCGGTGCCATTGAATTGGCGGCTGTCCGCAGCGGAGCTTCACGGCATTATGCTGGACTGCGAACCGAAGCTGATGGTGTATGACGGCGATGAGCCGGAGATGGCGCGGCTCGCGTCGGGGCTTCCGCTAGCGGACTGCGCCCTGCTGTCTGTCGCGGCATTGGACTCAAGCCTGGACTGCGCGGTGGTGCGGCGGCATCATCCGGCGCATGGCGATGCGTGGATGATAATCTATACCGGCGGCACGACCGGGAAGCCGAAGGGGGTGGTGCTGACGCATGGATCCGTATATTGGAATGCGGTCAACACCGTCGTCAGCTGGCAATTGACGGCCGCCGATGTGACGCCGACGGTATTGCCGATGTTCCATACGGGCGGGCTGAATGCGCTCACGATGCCGGTGCTGATGGCCGGGGGCACGGTCGTCCTGGTTCGTTCATTTCAGTGCGAGGATATGGTCCGCCTGTTGAATGAAGAGCGCTGCACCATCGCGCTCATGGTGCCGACGATGTACCATATGCTGGTCCACTCCGGCGCGTTCGCGCAGGCGGAGTTCCCGACGATGCGGGCGTTCCTGTCGGGAGGAGCGCCTTGCCCGCTATCGGTATATCAAGCCTTCCAAGCGAAAGGGCTTCCGTTCAAGGAAGGATACGGAGCGACCGAATCCGGGCCGAACAACTTCGTGATTGATCCGGCGATTGCGGCGCAGAAGCCGGGCTCTGTCGGTCTTCCGATGATATTCAGCGAGGCGAAGCTTATTCCGCTCCCAGGAGGCTCCGCAGGATCGGGATCGAATCAGGTCGGTGAACTCGCGCTTCGGGGCGGGCATCTGTTCTCGCACTATTGGAATAACCCGGAGGCGACTTCCGAGGCCTTGCGTGAAGGCTGGTTCATGACGGGGGATCTGGCTTCGCGGGATAAGGACGGTTATTACTATATTGTCGGGCGCAAAAAGGACATGATCATTACCGGCGGAGAGAACGTATATCCGCTGGAAGTGGAGCAAACGCTGGAGAGCTGCCCGGGCGTCAAAGAGGCGGCGGTCGTCGGGCTGGCGGACGAGAAATGGGGAGAAGTCGTTGCGGCGGTTGTCGCGGTTGACGGGGGGGCTGCGGTAACGGAGGCGGACCTTTCCGCTTTTTGCTCGGCGCGCATCGGCAAATACAAGGTGCCGAAGCGGTTCCTGTTCGTGCGGGAGCTGCCGACAACGGCCGTAGGCAAATTGGATAAGAAGCAGATGAAGGAATGGTTCGGCGGTTGA
- a CDS encoding BTAD domain-containing putative transcriptional regulator encodes MKEGRVLKMKLMPPPLKKQLLHRPRIAKRLSRIPDYPLTVLTSGPGFGKTTALSAFLRSSDLTYAWYGVAPQDNDFIPFVSHIVYTLRQAVPGFGETMLGDMKGGSRSGSEDIYALADLFLNELTTLPEQTLLIIDDYHLVEATDSIEQWMQYVLAYLPDCDKLRIVISSRSRPQWDRLASMRIRGHLLELAREDLAFNEEEIDVLFSDYYDYPLTSSEVRRVHEQTEGWIIAVQLIWQRLLASGGTIAEALEAPRETMEDLFQYLALELFQKQPPSMRTFMIETSIFDELTGEWCDAVCGRHGSHALLLQLCGSGMLSAVDERQFRYHTLFREFLTEQLGRQPERRESLLRQAVHVFAARKRYDLAIMQAADLQDPEEMALLLQDGGSKLIRNGRLELVCAALAGLPERMKHRHPYLLVLQGDIFRYQCQYEASGEQYRLAEYGAGSVGNRMVQMLALEGQSLLYLDTIRPGLAEPLLERAIALAEALYGYYPPLAEEAEAGLAAEQGPSGPAGNRTDPQAQDALAAYRSAWHGPAGGRQQLARLYAMMAENMLNAGRGMEAQIWYDRAIHVDRDSRDWILEARLCLRTGRLREARAKLLRAEQLERGEGMRYNGLSYHPKTLSRSHREIDLLLSMIDSMRGEPAPAKRGAEDGMMHGIRLKAPFVEACGWMRMGHAAQLMGTYDAGVAAECYHEALAIMERLEVKRGSAEPYMGLCLLYGRARSAETALRYGQTAWDGTQSANDGWLTALIRLSMGMALFYADRCEEAEQVFRECGERFVACGDQFGCASAEMWQALIAYRLERDSWFAVSMERFLTLAEQEGYAFLFTRRTLFGPSDTQQLIPLLIEAVRLDLCRAYAASLLSELGMDRLTYHPGYTLYIDTLGEFRVRLGDVELEEKDWQRGKAKELFQLLVTRRHRPVSKEELLGQLFPEAEEKAANRDFKVALNALNTALEPHRRARSSPYFILRRGQAYQLNPAAGWVLDADRFEQLIAPGLEADEAAEAVSRLEEGLRLYQGDYMPDRRYEDWCIEERERLQVLFMRGAERLSRHYIAAGAYDKAVHWAEAMTAKDRCWEEAYRILIACHLRMNNRNQALKWYRKCAAALQDELGIEPMASIRELMAAVTE; translated from the coding sequence ATGAAGGAAGGACGCGTGCTTAAAATGAAGCTGATGCCGCCTCCCTTGAAAAAGCAGCTGCTTCACCGTCCCCGAATCGCGAAGCGGCTGTCCCGCATCCCGGACTATCCGCTCACTGTGCTGACATCGGGTCCGGGCTTCGGCAAGACGACAGCGCTCTCCGCATTTCTTCGATCCTCTGATTTGACGTATGCATGGTACGGCGTTGCTCCCCAAGACAATGACTTTATTCCTTTTGTATCTCATATCGTCTATACGCTCAGGCAAGCAGTACCCGGATTCGGAGAGACAATGCTTGGCGACATGAAAGGCGGAAGCCGGAGCGGCAGCGAGGATATTTATGCGTTGGCGGATTTGTTTTTGAATGAATTGACCACGCTTCCGGAGCAGACGCTGCTCATCATCGACGACTATCATCTGGTGGAAGCGACGGACAGCATTGAACAGTGGATGCAGTACGTGCTTGCCTATCTGCCCGATTGCGACAAGCTGCGAATTGTCATCTCTTCCCGTTCGCGGCCGCAGTGGGACAGACTGGCTTCAATGCGTATCCGCGGCCATTTGCTTGAGCTCGCCAGAGAAGACCTTGCTTTTAATGAAGAAGAAATTGACGTTCTGTTCAGCGATTACTATGACTATCCGTTGACGTCAAGCGAAGTCCGGCGGGTGCACGAGCAGACGGAAGGGTGGATCATTGCGGTTCAGCTTATTTGGCAGCGCTTACTTGCATCTGGCGGTACGATTGCAGAAGCGCTTGAGGCGCCCCGGGAAACGATGGAGGATCTGTTTCAATATTTGGCATTGGAGCTGTTCCAGAAGCAGCCGCCATCTATGCGTACCTTCATGATCGAGACGAGCATCTTCGACGAGCTGACCGGGGAGTGGTGCGATGCGGTATGCGGAAGGCACGGATCTCATGCCTTGCTCCTTCAACTCTGCGGCAGCGGCATGCTGTCGGCGGTCGATGAACGGCAATTCCGCTATCATACGTTGTTCCGCGAATTCTTGACGGAACAGCTTGGACGGCAGCCGGAACGGCGCGAGTCCTTGTTGAGGCAGGCGGTGCATGTGTTTGCCGCCCGCAAGCGGTATGATCTGGCCATAATGCAAGCGGCCGACCTGCAGGACCCGGAGGAGATGGCGCTATTGCTGCAGGACGGAGGCAGCAAGCTCATTCGGAACGGCCGCCTGGAGCTCGTCTGCGCCGCGCTGGCGGGACTGCCGGAGCGAATGAAGCACCGGCATCCTTACCTGCTTGTGCTGCAGGGCGATATTTTCCGCTACCAATGTCAATATGAAGCTTCTGGCGAGCAGTATCGGCTGGCCGAGTACGGGGCCGGAAGCGTAGGCAACCGGATGGTGCAAATGCTGGCGCTCGAAGGACAGTCGCTCTTATATTTGGACACGATTCGCCCAGGCCTGGCGGAGCCCTTGCTTGAGCGGGCGATTGCACTGGCCGAAGCGCTATACGGATATTACCCGCCGTTAGCGGAAGAAGCGGAAGCAGGCCTGGCGGCGGAACAGGGGCCGTCCGGGCCAGCCGGGAATCGGACGGACCCGCAGGCTCAAGACGCGCTCGCCGCTTATCGCTCGGCATGGCACGGACCTGCGGGAGGGCGGCAGCAATTGGCGCGGCTGTATGCGATGATGGCCGAAAATATGCTGAACGCGGGCAGAGGGATGGAGGCGCAGATCTGGTATGATCGCGCGATACATGTCGACCGGGACAGCCGGGATTGGATTTTGGAGGCGCGGCTGTGTCTGCGGACGGGACGGCTGCGCGAAGCGAGGGCGAAGCTGCTGCGGGCCGAGCAGCTGGAGCGGGGGGAAGGAATGCGTTATAACGGCCTCAGCTATCATCCGAAGACATTGTCGCGCTCGCATCGGGAGATTGACCTGCTGCTGTCGATGATCGACAGCATGCGCGGCGAGCCGGCTCCGGCCAAGCGGGGGGCGGAGGACGGCATGATGCACGGCATCCGCTTGAAGGCCCCGTTCGTGGAAGCATGCGGCTGGATGCGAATGGGGCATGCCGCACAGCTGATGGGCACCTACGATGCCGGCGTGGCCGCGGAATGCTATCACGAGGCATTGGCCATCATGGAGCGGCTGGAGGTCAAGCGGGGAAGCGCGGAGCCGTATATGGGGCTGTGCCTGCTGTACGGCCGGGCGCGCTCGGCGGAGACGGCGCTTCGGTACGGTCAGACCGCCTGGGATGGAACGCAGAGCGCCAATGATGGCTGGCTGACCGCGCTAATCCGCTTGAGCATGGGCATGGCGCTGTTCTATGCCGACCGCTGTGAAGAAGCGGAGCAGGTGTTTCGCGAATGCGGCGAGCGCTTCGTCGCATGCGGAGATCAGTTCGGCTGCGCTTCGGCGGAAATGTGGCAGGCGCTCATCGCTTATCGGCTGGAGCGGGACAGTTGGTTCGCGGTCTCGATGGAACGCTTTTTGACGTTGGCCGAACAGGAAGGATACGCCTTTCTGTTCACGCGGCGCACGCTGTTCGGCCCAAGCGATACGCAGCAGCTCATCCCGCTGCTCATCGAAGCGGTCCGGCTCGATCTGTGCCGCGCGTATGCCGCTTCGCTGCTCTCGGAGCTTGGCATGGACCGCTTGACGTACCATCCCGGCTATACGCTCTATATCGATACGCTGGGCGAATTCCGCGTCCGCCTCGGCGATGTGGAGCTGGAGGAGAAAGATTGGCAGCGCGGCAAAGCGAAGGAGCTGTTCCAGCTGCTTGTGACCCGCCGCCATCGCCCGGTATCGAAGGAAGAACTGCTTGGCCAACTGTTCCCCGAAGCGGAAGAGAAGGCGGCGAACCGCGATTTCAAAGTCGCGCTCAACGCCCTGAATACGGCACTGGAGCCTCATCGCCGCGCCCGGTCCTCGCCTTATTTCATCCTGCGGCGGGGGCAGGCCTACCAGCTCAATCCGGCTGCGGGGTGGGTGCTGGACGCGGATCGCTTCGAGCAGTTGATCGCGCCCGGGCTTGAAGCGGATGAGGCGGCCGAGGCCGTGTCCCGGCTGGAGGAGGGGCTGCGTTTGTACCAGGGAGACTATATGCCGGATCGGCGCTATGAGGACTGGTGCATCGAGGAACGAGAACGGCTGCAGGTGTTGTTCATGCGCGGAGCGGAACGGCTGTCCCGCCATTATATCGCGGCGGGGGCTTACGATAAGGCGGTACACTGGGCGGAGGCGATGACGGCCAAGGATCGCTGCTGGGAAGAGGCCTACCGCATCTTGATCGCCTGCCATCTCCGGATGAACAACCGGAACCAGGCGCTCAAATGGTACCGCAAGTGCGCGGCGGCGCTGCAGGATGAGCTTGGCATCGAGCCGATGGCGAGCATTCGGGAATTGATGGCGGCCGTAACCGAATGA
- a CDS encoding DUF456 domain-containing protein, which produces MTFLGWLCVLVLFAVGMAGAIYPILPGALAIYAAFFVYGLFFGFGSFGFWFWSIQTLIVVILFVADYVVNAWGVKRYGGSRASVVGSTIGIIIGPFLIPAFGLVLGPFLGAFLGEIFTGADVEKAMKSSWGAVVGLFSSIAVKIVLQIVMIVLFFTWVFMF; this is translated from the coding sequence ATGACCTTCTTAGGCTGGTTATGTGTACTCGTATTATTCGCGGTCGGGATGGCCGGCGCGATTTATCCCATTTTGCCGGGCGCGCTCGCCATTTACGCCGCATTCTTCGTGTACGGGCTGTTTTTTGGATTCGGGTCCTTCGGATTCTGGTTCTGGTCGATACAGACACTGATTGTGGTCATCCTGTTCGTCGCTGATTATGTCGTCAATGCATGGGGCGTCAAGCGCTATGGCGGTTCGAGAGCCTCGGTAGTCGGCAGCACGATCGGCATTATTATCGGCCCTTTTCTCATTCCGGCGTTCGGTCTTGTCCTTGGACCGTTCCTCGGCGCTTTTCTTGGCGAGATTTTTACGGGAGCCGATGTGGAAAAGGCGATGAAATCGTCCTGGGGCGCGGTCGTTGGGCTGTTCTCCAGCATAGCCGTAAAAATTGTTCTTCAGATCGTGATGATCGTCCTGTTCTTCACGTGGGTGTTCATGTTCTAA
- a CDS encoding acetyl-CoA C-acetyltransferase: protein MNEVFIASAVRTPIGAFQGSFQDTAGTELGAAVMKEACQRAGMAGEQVDQVYMGQVLQGGIGMNGARQASLQAGIPERVPATSVNLVCGSGLQAVMLGAQCIRSGDADVIVAGGMENMSQSPYLLKNARQGYRYGHGELVDSVLHDGLTCAITGQPMGWTAERLAERYGLAREQQDAFALQSQQRAQAAMQDGRFQEETVAVSVADRKGGARLIAADEHPRPGLTMEALARLRPAFRTQGTVTAGNSSGINDGAAAVVLCGREAADQHGIAPIAAIRGYAAVGLEPEWMGLGPVPALTQAIRRAGLRLQDIGLFEINEAFAAQALAVMRELELDSERVNVNGGAIALGHPIGASGSRVLVTLIHEMRRRHIRYGAAALCVGGGHGVAVVIERS, encoded by the coding sequence TTGAACGAGGTGTTCATTGCGAGTGCTGTGCGTACTCCGATTGGAGCGTTTCAGGGCAGCTTCCAGGATACGGCGGGCACAGAGCTGGGGGCCGCTGTCATGAAGGAAGCTTGCCAACGTGCGGGAATGGCAGGCGAGCAGGTAGACCAGGTGTATATGGGGCAGGTGCTGCAGGGCGGAATAGGAATGAACGGAGCGAGGCAGGCCTCGCTGCAGGCAGGAATTCCGGAGCGGGTTCCGGCGACGAGCGTGAATCTCGTATGCGGATCGGGCCTGCAGGCGGTGATGCTGGGAGCCCAGTGCATCCGTTCGGGGGATGCGGACGTGATTGTGGCGGGCGGCATGGAAAATATGTCACAGTCTCCTTACCTGCTGAAGAACGCCCGCCAGGGCTACCGCTACGGGCATGGAGAGCTTGTTGATTCGGTGCTGCATGACGGGCTGACGTGCGCGATTACGGGTCAGCCGATGGGATGGACCGCGGAGCGTCTTGCCGAGCGCTATGGACTGGCGCGCGAGCAGCAGGATGCCTTCGCGCTGCAGAGCCAGCAGCGGGCGCAAGCGGCGATGCAGGACGGACGGTTCCAAGAGGAGACTGTCGCGGTATCCGTTGCGGATCGCAAGGGCGGTGCCCGCCTGATCGCGGCGGATGAGCACCCTCGTCCGGGGCTGACGATGGAGGCGCTGGCCAGGCTGAGGCCGGCCTTCAGAACGCAAGGCACGGTGACGGCGGGCAATTCGTCCGGCATCAATGACGGTGCGGCGGCTGTCGTATTATGCGGCCGGGAGGCGGCCGACCAGCACGGCATCGCCCCGATCGCAGCCATTCGCGGGTACGCCGCAGTCGGGCTTGAGCCGGAGTGGATGGGGCTTGGTCCGGTCCCTGCCCTGACGCAGGCTATCCGCAGGGCAGGCTTGCGGCTGCAGGACATCGGCCTGTTCGAAATCAATGAGGCGTTCGCGGCGCAGGCGCTGGCCGTTATGCGCGAGCTGGAGCTTGATTCCGAACGGGTGAATGTGAACGGCGGGGCCATTGCGCTCGGCCATCCGATCGGCGCGAGCGGCTCGCGTGTGCTGGTCACCTTGATTCATGAGATGCGCCGCAGGCACATTCGATATGGTGCGGCAGCTCTATGCGTAGGAGGCGGTCATGGTGTCGCTGTTGTTATCGAACGGAGCTGA
- a CDS encoding putative polysaccharide biosynthesis protein, translating into MAKESFIKGTIIIAAATLVARVLGLVQRVPLEHMLGSVGNASFAASQTVYLLILAVATAGIPSTLSKMVSERYALNRVREAERVYYAALLFGLGSGLIVTILLILFAPVYANMIQLPEAALAIRALAPALLLFPVIAMMRGYTQGRNMMQASGMSQIVEQILRVITAIGLAFILMQSGASQEWTAAAASFGGVLGSIGAFAVMIHYLRKLRQADREAGVRARRSGAKKVPLSDIFKSIFAMSVPIVLSSLAVPAVNFIDTSITIPLLSPDVGQAQAAHLYAILGQRAQSIAGIPPILAIALSTSLIPVISAAYAKKDMKHLKRQTSLAMRISVLSGMPIVLALSVGAFSVNGFLFSSLDGSEIIAMLTIGTIFQITMMTSSSILIGLGKPYIAMISVTLGILIKLLSSFLLANYFGIYGIIAGTMISFLIITWLNLRVMKKVVPFEVLGNRWTGFLLTIVLAGGIGFGVEKLGEQLVAIMPAKLVYMLTAGFVALVVVALFVVGLVAFRVVRQDELGSYPRLVQKALRPLMRLQGGAARGRARR; encoded by the coding sequence TTGGCAAAGGAATCATTTATAAAAGGAACGATCATCATTGCTGCCGCAACGCTGGTGGCACGCGTCCTCGGCCTGGTTCAGCGCGTGCCGCTCGAGCATATGCTCGGATCGGTGGGCAATGCCTCCTTCGCCGCCTCGCAGACGGTCTATTTGCTGATTCTGGCGGTCGCGACGGCAGGCATCCCCAGCACGTTGAGCAAAATGGTATCGGAGCGCTATGCGCTGAACCGGGTCCGGGAAGCGGAGCGCGTCTATTATGCGGCGCTGCTGTTCGGTCTCGGCTCCGGCCTGATCGTGACGATACTGCTGATACTGTTTGCTCCTGTATATGCCAATATGATTCAACTGCCGGAAGCCGCGCTGGCGATCCGGGCGCTCGCGCCTGCCTTGCTCCTGTTCCCGGTCATCGCCATGATGCGGGGATATACGCAGGGCCGCAATATGATGCAGGCGAGCGGGATGTCCCAGATTGTGGAGCAGATTTTACGGGTCATCACGGCGATTGGATTGGCCTTCATACTCATGCAATCGGGAGCGTCGCAAGAATGGACGGCCGCTGCCGCTTCGTTCGGCGGCGTGCTGGGGAGCATCGGGGCGTTCGCCGTGATGATCCATTATTTGCGCAAGCTGCGGCAGGCGGATCGGGAGGCCGGCGTCCGTGCCCGTAGATCCGGGGCCAAGAAGGTCCCTTTAAGCGATATTTTCAAGTCGATTTTTGCCATGTCGGTGCCGATTGTCCTATCATCACTGGCTGTGCCGGCCGTGAACTTCATTGATACGTCGATTACGATTCCACTCTTGTCCCCGGATGTGGGACAAGCCCAGGCGGCTCATCTGTACGCGATTCTTGGACAGCGGGCACAGTCGATTGCCGGGATTCCTCCGATTTTGGCGATTGCCCTCAGCACCTCGCTTATCCCGGTTATCTCTGCGGCCTATGCGAAGAAGGACATGAAACATCTGAAGCGGCAGACCTCGCTCGCGATGCGGATTTCCGTCCTGAGCGGCATGCCGATTGTGCTTGCCCTCTCCGTCGGCGCATTCTCGGTCAACGGCTTCCTGTTCAGCTCGCTGGACGGCTCGGAAATTATTGCGATGCTGACGATCGGAACGATATTCCAGATAACGATGATGACATCCAGCTCGATTCTTATCGGGTTGGGCAAGCCATACATCGCCATGATTAGCGTAACGCTTGGCATTCTGATCAAGCTGCTGTCGAGCTTCCTGCTCGCAAATTACTTCGGTATCTACGGCATTATCGCAGGTACGATGATCAGCTTCCTCATCATTACATGGCTTAACCTGCGGGTCATGAAGAAGGTCGTTCCGTTCGAGGTGCTCGGCAACCGCTGGACAGGCTTCCTGTTGACGATCGTGCTGGCGGGCGGCATCGGCTTCGGCGTCGAGAAATTGGGCGAGCAGCTGGTCGCTATCATGCCGGCCAAGCTTGTCTATATGCTCACCGCCGGATTCGTGGCGCTGGTCGTTGTAGCGTTGTTCGTCGTGGGTCTCGTCGCGTTCCGCGTCGTGCGCCAGGATGAACTCGGAAGCTACCCGCGGTTAGTACAGAAGGCGCTGCGCCCATTAATGCGCCTGCAGGGCGGAGCGGCACGCGGACGTGCGCGGAGATAA
- a CDS encoding methyl-accepting chemotaxis protein: MKYGKNWAQSIRQSMQRKMILLLTCFIIVPTIILIVVLTITASNNTKNMMYEEVNEATKSISRLLNQSYETNAHMIGSLANGISEYPQDIERIKHRVTDLAGDVNTILNAYVVLGDKYLDSNGSKLSIDDATQREWYQLALQRPSEVIVSKPYQDIITGKLIMTFSHSLPNGAGVAGIDVSIDNIKQSVSQFKVGDSGYISLIDKDNRILFHPEYEPGTQVDKEQYSELLTDEYGEFLSSADGRNEFISFDKRNKFGINIVSVLSVGEINQQANQIVIIASVFLVVLIVLIGLFLWRFVRNIIRPVVRIQQVTERIATGDFSVRIPTSERTDEIGRLEKNFNAMSQALSEIMMQIREVSESVAASAEELSANSEENLSSLQEVSASYQQVSSQSAQLNERLNTATSQAHQSAAHLKRVVELVGNSSHAAHEMSEWAVNGEKALENVRKQMEAITRNTEQAKAETQQLNQQSHDIHRIVTFIQEVAAQTELLALNASIEAARAGEHGRGFAVVAGEVRKLAEETKEAAGKITGVVQQMRERSDSVWATMQDGVETVAEGQALTQTVTDRFSDMFQAIDEMNIQLSHVADLGAQLASSNGEMIESFDAASEMTNVTLVEMETVAAASEQQNAAMQEMASYANHLASIADDLQQLSARFKS, translated from the coding sequence GTGAAATACGGTAAAAACTGGGCGCAGTCGATTCGGCAGTCCATGCAAAGAAAGATGATTCTGCTGCTCACCTGCTTTATCATCGTTCCAACGATTATTCTTATCGTCGTGTTGACGATTACGGCATCGAACAACACGAAGAATATGATGTATGAAGAGGTCAATGAAGCGACGAAATCGATCTCGCGGCTGCTGAATCAATCGTACGAGACGAATGCGCATATGATTGGCAGCTTGGCCAACGGGATTAGTGAGTACCCGCAGGACATCGAGCGAATCAAGCATCGGGTAACGGATCTGGCTGGAGACGTCAACACGATTTTAAATGCCTACGTGGTGCTGGGAGACAAGTATCTCGACAGCAACGGCAGCAAGCTCAGCATTGATGATGCCACCCAACGCGAATGGTATCAGTTGGCCTTGCAGCGCCCGAGCGAGGTCATCGTCTCGAAGCCTTATCAGGATATCATTACAGGAAAACTGATTATGACGTTCTCGCATTCGCTGCCTAACGGAGCCGGTGTCGCCGGAATCGATGTCTCGATCGATAACATCAAGCAATCGGTAAGCCAATTCAAAGTCGGAGACAGCGGATATATCAGTCTCATCGACAAAGACAATCGTATCTTATTCCACCCGGAATATGAGCCAGGGACTCAAGTGGACAAGGAGCAGTATAGTGAGCTGCTGACGGACGAATATGGCGAGTTCCTGTCCAGCGCGGACGGCCGGAACGAGTTCATCAGCTTCGACAAGCGGAACAAGTTCGGCATCAATATCGTCTCGGTACTTAGCGTTGGCGAGATCAATCAGCAAGCGAATCAGATCGTCATTATCGCTTCCGTGTTCCTCGTCGTGCTTATCGTGCTTATCGGATTATTTCTGTGGAGATTTGTCCGCAACATCATCCGCCCTGTCGTTCGGATTCAGCAAGTGACGGAGCGGATCGCCACCGGCGATTTCTCGGTTCGCATTCCAACAAGCGAACGGACAGATGAAATCGGCCGTCTGGAGAAAAACTTCAATGCGATGTCGCAGGCATTATCCGAGATTATGATGCAAATCCGCGAAGTATCCGAATCGGTCGCGGCTTCCGCCGAGGAGCTGTCCGCGAATTCCGAGGAGAATCTCAGCTCCTTGCAGGAAGTATCGGCATCTTACCAGCAAGTGTCGTCGCAGTCGGCCCAGCTGAATGAGCGCTTGAATACCGCAACTTCCCAAGCGCATCAATCTGCGGCGCATCTCAAGCGCGTCGTCGAACTGGTCGGAAATTCTTCCCATGCGGCGCATGAGATGAGCGAGTGGGCCGTGAATGGGGAAAAGGCGCTCGAGAATGTGCGGAAGCAAATGGAGGCCATCACGCGGAACACGGAACAGGCCAAGGCGGAGACCCAACAATTGAATCAGCAGTCGCATGATATTCACCGCATCGTTACCTTTATTCAAGAGGTGGCTGCCCAGACGGAGCTGCTTGCGCTTAATGCGTCGATTGAAGCGGCCCGGGCTGGCGAACACGGGCGCGGCTTCGCCGTCGTCGCGGGCGAGGTCCGCAAGCTGGCGGAGGAGACGAAGGAAGCGGCCGGCAAGATTACGGGCGTCGTGCAGCAAATGAGAGAGCGCTCCGACTCGGTATGGGCCACCATGCAGGACGGAGTCGAGACGGTAGCCGAGGGACAAGCGTTGACGCAGACGGTGACGGACAGATTCTCGGATATGTTCCAAGCGATCGATGAAATGAACATTCAATTGAGCCATGTGGCTGATTTGGGCGCCCAGCTTGCGTCTTCCAATGGCGAGATGATCGAGTCGTTCGATGCCGCAAGCGAAATGACTAATGTGACATTAGTGGAAATGGAGACCGTAGCGGCAGCGAGTGAGCAGCAAAATGCGGCGATGCAGGAGATGGCGTCGTATGCGAATCACTTGGCGAGCATTGCCGATGATTTGCAGCAGCTGTCCGCGCGCTTCAAGTCCTGA